The following proteins come from a genomic window of Nitrospira sp.:
- a CDS encoding Dolichol-phosphate mannosyltransferase, translated as MPLSPSPWASVIIPIKDERENLSPLMTSLLKVMDSHELSRSRPYEILFVDDGSSDGSSDELDRLAHDHSNVRVFHFDRNYGKTCALEAGFRQSSGEIIIQIDGDLQQDSEDILKLLPYTASHDVVCGWRQQRQDGLVKKFSSLIANRVRNIFTHDGMHDTGCPLKVFRRPVLERIRLFEGMHRFFPALALMHGFRVTEVPVRHYPRIHGVSKYGMGNRLFKSIYDLIAVRWMQDRVLLYKFRDRDGTHHERD; from the coding sequence ATGCCGCTGTCACCCAGCCCATGGGCTTCAGTGATTATCCCTATCAAGGATGAACGAGAGAATCTGTCTCCTCTCATGACAAGCCTGCTGAAAGTCATGGATTCGCACGAGCTGTCTCGCTCCCGCCCTTATGAAATCCTCTTTGTAGACGACGGCAGCAGCGACGGCAGCAGCGACGAGCTGGATCGATTGGCACACGATCATTCCAACGTGCGGGTGTTCCACTTCGACCGAAATTACGGCAAGACCTGTGCGCTTGAGGCGGGCTTTCGGCAATCTTCGGGCGAGATCATCATCCAAATCGACGGCGATCTCCAACAGGACAGCGAAGACATCTTGAAGCTGCTTCCTTATACCGCCTCCCATGACGTGGTGTGCGGATGGAGGCAGCAGCGCCAAGACGGTCTCGTCAAGAAGTTCTCCTCCTTGATCGCGAACCGCGTGCGAAATATCTTCACGCATGACGGCATGCACGACACCGGATGCCCGCTCAAGGTCTTCCGACGGCCGGTGCTGGAGCGGATTCGGCTTTTTGAGGGAATGCATCGATTCTTCCCGGCTCTGGCTTTGATGCATGGTTTCAGGGTGACGGAGGTGCCCGTCAGGCATTATCCGCGTATCCATGGAGTATCCAAATACGGCATGGGAAACCGGCTGTTCAAATCCATCTATGATCTGATCGCAGTGCGATGGATGCAGGATCGCGTGTTGCTCTACAAATTCCGTGACCGTGACGGGACCCATCACGAACGAGACTGA
- a CDS encoding Phosphate starvation-inducible protein PhoH, predicted ATPase: MRKLKLREGTNTAVLFGHHDRHLKLIEDELGVRLSARGEELTLDGLPEAVRQAERILVELASLTNQGISLQAEDVTHALSALRRTPEASLKDLLGESAMIVTKKRFIGPKSPTQKAYIESIERHDIVIAIGPAGTGKTYLAMAMAVSALMNKEVSRIILARPAVEAGEKLGFLPGDIYEKVNPYLRPLYDALFDMMDMERANRLIERGDIEIAPLAFMRGRTLNDSFVILDEAQNATAEQMKMFLTRLGFNSKAVVTGDVTQVDLPSDRVSGLIQVKEILRDIEGIGFVYFDEKDVVRHRLVQEIIKAYDRHQPVNSEDSRHARGQIASHQRPSHHSRKSPAAGSSPHDLSSNSH, encoded by the coding sequence GTGCGTAAACTCAAATTACGAGAAGGCACCAATACAGCCGTCCTGTTCGGCCACCATGACCGGCATCTCAAGTTGATTGAAGACGAGTTGGGTGTCCGACTCTCCGCCCGTGGCGAAGAACTCACGCTGGACGGTCTTCCCGAGGCCGTCCGTCAAGCCGAACGTATCCTCGTTGAACTCGCTTCTTTGACTAACCAAGGAATATCACTTCAAGCTGAAGATGTAACTCATGCGCTCAGCGCATTGCGCCGAACCCCCGAGGCTTCGCTCAAGGATCTGCTCGGTGAGTCGGCAATGATCGTCACAAAAAAACGATTCATCGGGCCCAAGTCACCTACTCAGAAGGCCTACATCGAATCGATCGAGCGGCACGATATTGTCATCGCTATCGGCCCAGCTGGAACGGGGAAGACTTATCTGGCCATGGCAATGGCTGTCAGTGCGCTAATGAATAAAGAGGTAAGCCGGATCATTCTTGCTCGGCCGGCAGTGGAGGCAGGGGAGAAACTCGGTTTCCTCCCCGGCGATATATATGAGAAGGTGAATCCCTATCTGCGGCCTCTCTACGATGCGCTGTTTGATATGATGGATATGGAACGAGCAAATCGCTTGATTGAGCGGGGGGATATTGAAATTGCACCTCTAGCCTTCATGCGTGGGAGAACGCTTAACGATTCTTTTGTCATTTTAGATGAAGCGCAAAACGCCACGGCGGAACAGATGAAAATGTTTCTCACCCGGCTGGGGTTCAATTCAAAGGCTGTGGTTACCGGCGATGTCACGCAAGTCGATTTACCCAGCGATCGAGTATCGGGCCTCATTCAGGTGAAAGAAATTCTCCGAGACATCGAGGGAATTGGGTTCGTGTACTTCGATGAAAAGGATGTGGTTCGACACCGACTGGTTCAAGAAATTATCAAGGCTTATGATCGTCATCAGCCGGTAAATAGCGAGGACTCACGGCATGCTCGGGGACAAATCGCGTCTCACCAGCGCCCATCGCATCATTCCCGCAAGTCGCCGGCGGCCGGTTCGTCGCCGCATGATCTATCCAGCAATTCTCATTGA
- a CDS encoding Signal recognition particle receptor FtsY, producing MGWFQRLSEGLGRTRNVMQQSLDQFLGRAPDEELLEDLEAALLAADLGASVVDRLMRRVREETRGVDAKTSEGLQNVLSRSLYSILKTVSGPTIDQLVKESSKPFITLVVGVNGVGKTTTIAKIAQRMTQAGQRTLLVAGDTFRAAAIDQLQVWGNRVGAEVIRQRHGADPAAVAFDGIVAAKARMVDMVLVDTAGRLHTKSNLMEELRKVKRVIAQELPGAPHEVLLVLDATVGQNALAQARQFHEAVGVTGLALTKLDGTARGGIVVAIAEELKLPLRLIGVGEGADDLQDFNAEAFVAALFGQPTFPS from the coding sequence ATGGGATGGTTTCAACGCCTGAGCGAAGGACTGGGCAGAACACGCAATGTCATGCAACAGTCCCTGGATCAATTCCTTGGACGTGCACCGGATGAAGAACTTCTTGAAGATCTGGAAGCGGCGTTACTCGCTGCCGACCTTGGCGCATCTGTCGTCGATCGTTTAATGCGGCGTGTCAGGGAAGAGACGCGCGGGGTGGACGCAAAAACTTCAGAAGGGCTTCAGAATGTCTTAAGCCGGTCGCTCTATAGCATTCTAAAGACCGTATCAGGTCCTACAATCGATCAGCTGGTCAAGGAAAGCTCTAAACCTTTTATCACCCTCGTCGTCGGAGTCAACGGCGTAGGCAAAACAACCACCATCGCAAAAATTGCACAGCGGATGACACAAGCGGGGCAACGAACCCTCCTTGTCGCAGGGGATACATTTCGTGCAGCCGCCATTGACCAACTTCAAGTTTGGGGAAATCGTGTCGGAGCGGAAGTGATTCGCCAACGACATGGGGCCGATCCTGCGGCAGTAGCTTTCGACGGCATCGTTGCCGCAAAAGCCAGAATGGTGGATATGGTCCTGGTTGATACGGCAGGTCGTTTGCACACGAAGTCCAACCTGATGGAGGAGCTGCGGAAAGTCAAACGGGTAATCGCTCAGGAATTACCCGGTGCGCCACATGAAGTGTTGCTGGTTTTAGATGCCACCGTCGGCCAGAACGCGCTGGCTCAGGCCCGCCAATTTCACGAAGCAGTCGGGGTCACTGGACTTGCTCTGACAAAGCTTGATGGAACTGCACGAGGAGGTATTGTCGTGGCGATTGCGGAAGAACTGAAGCTTCCCCTGCGTCTAATTGGTGTGGGAGAAGGAGCCGATGACCTCCAGGACTTCAATGCCGAGGCATTTGTCGCCGCTCTATTCGGGCAACCGACTTTCCCCTCATAA
- a CDS encoding Metal-dependent hydrolase YbeY, involved in rRNA and/or ribosome maturation and assembly, which translates to MAVYLRVRLTRFAVRQSTLAHLTERVLSAVGESRSELSLELIGDRRMRRLNREYRKKDRPTDVLAFPIREAVMPRGMRPITQMLGDVVISLPTAVRQAREAGRLIDDELAMLLVHGVLHLCGYDHERNQQEAARMSRRERALFHRISPVPRIVTFRTERQTRGR; encoded by the coding sequence ATGGCAGTCTATCTTCGTGTGCGCCTCACGCGGTTTGCCGTCCGGCAGAGCACATTGGCTCATCTAACCGAACGTGTCTTATCGGCAGTAGGAGAGTCTCGATCGGAATTAAGCTTGGAATTGATCGGAGACAGGCGTATGCGACGGCTGAACCGTGAGTACCGAAAAAAAGATCGACCTACTGATGTACTGGCTTTCCCTATCCGTGAGGCTGTTATGCCGCGAGGCATGCGTCCTATAACTCAGATGCTTGGTGATGTCGTGATTTCGTTACCGACCGCCGTTCGCCAAGCAAGGGAAGCCGGACGATTGATCGACGATGAGCTGGCGATGCTGTTGGTGCACGGTGTGCTCCATCTTTGTGGATACGATCATGAGCGTAATCAACAGGAAGCGGCACGAATGTCGCGTCGTGAAAGAGCCTTGTTCCATCGGATTTCCCCTGTGCCTCGCATAGTAACTTTTCGTACTGAACGACAAACAAGAGGCCGTTGA
- a CDS encoding Peptidase M1, membrane alanine aminopeptidase encodes MLIGKRLRRACLIGLLLVSIAYMLGVSAPSAQENVTDIHHTLSVELIPATHELAANDQIELQVEPQITSVTFALAHTLHVESIAMRTHSVSGGQGRLDEVVPFTRVCPPETAAQRIVVSLPKNHGRRVILVMRYRGQINDPPKEPRHLRFVTPSETAGYIGLEGVYLSGESQWYPDITGSFSTYRVTAQIPQGWTVVASGRKEDEVTNAGKVSSTWIVQNQSEAFTLVANKFVMTSREWKSPTGQRVELQTYFFPDNAELANEYLDATAKYLDAYVRILGNYPFDKFAVVENFFASGLGLPSFTLLGSGSIKRHYVQPYALGHEIVHSWLGNSVFNRDDHGNWVEGLTTYLANYYWHELIQDVPQAFEQRRMMLDGYNLYVRPQTDYAVSQFLRKHDEKDNAIGYQKSAFVFHLLRQEIGDEPFWRGLKTFVSRYRDRPADWRLLEEVFSRESGQDLRWFFEQWVEQPGAPLISLRDVHAHRVKGEGGEEMWRLTIQIEQDGKPFRMAIPIRIVMRKSTESKSIVLSLSQTSVAEFVVPDQPLRVELDPNLMTFRRLTRHQLPPMLNSYVTDQQKTVVLAFSDPASPLQQIVSRIADHERTESRRTTVISLKENSLPHDGSILVLAGADQRQAVQAMVQESCGDRIALGDQGFQIDGEVYDGPKMAVLFSCHRANVPSSVVTVLYAVTPGAVEKVSRFLFYYGWHSYVIFQDGAVTKREVWQRSSDVKEVRIDATS; translated from the coding sequence ATGCTCATCGGAAAACGTCTTCGTCGCGCTTGCCTGATCGGCTTGCTCTTGGTCTCCATCGCATACATGTTGGGCGTTTCAGCCCCGTCTGCCCAGGAGAATGTCACCGACATTCATCATACCCTCTCGGTTGAGTTGATCCCTGCGACACATGAGTTAGCGGCAAATGATCAGATCGAACTGCAGGTTGAGCCACAGATCACATCGGTCACGTTCGCGCTTGCACATACGCTGCACGTAGAGTCCATTGCCATGCGAACGCACTCGGTCTCGGGTGGGCAGGGGAGATTGGACGAAGTCGTCCCGTTTACAAGGGTGTGTCCTCCTGAGACCGCTGCTCAGCGCATTGTGGTCTCCCTTCCGAAAAACCATGGCCGAAGGGTGATATTAGTCATGAGGTATCGTGGTCAGATCAATGACCCTCCCAAGGAGCCGCGCCACTTGAGATTCGTGACACCCAGTGAGACAGCGGGATACATCGGTTTAGAAGGTGTGTATTTGAGCGGAGAAAGCCAATGGTATCCCGATATCACCGGCTCCTTCAGTACCTATCGCGTGACTGCTCAGATTCCGCAAGGTTGGACGGTAGTGGCATCCGGGCGTAAAGAAGACGAGGTGACGAACGCGGGAAAGGTGTCCTCAACTTGGATCGTTCAGAACCAGTCTGAAGCATTCACACTCGTTGCCAACAAGTTTGTGATGACATCGCGGGAATGGAAAAGTCCGACGGGACAGCGAGTCGAACTCCAGACCTATTTTTTCCCCGACAATGCCGAGTTGGCGAATGAGTATCTCGATGCAACTGCAAAGTATCTCGATGCCTATGTCAGAATCCTAGGGAACTATCCTTTCGACAAATTTGCAGTGGTCGAGAATTTTTTTGCCAGCGGTCTCGGTCTGCCGTCGTTTACCCTACTCGGCAGCGGCAGCATCAAGCGACACTATGTCCAACCCTATGCCTTGGGTCACGAGATCGTCCACTCATGGCTCGGGAATTCGGTCTTCAATCGCGACGATCATGGCAATTGGGTGGAGGGACTGACGACGTACTTGGCGAATTACTACTGGCACGAGTTGATTCAGGATGTTCCCCAAGCCTTCGAACAAAGGCGAATGATGCTGGACGGGTACAATCTCTATGTGAGGCCTCAAACAGACTATGCGGTTTCACAGTTTCTGAGGAAACATGACGAGAAAGATAATGCCATCGGTTATCAAAAATCGGCCTTTGTGTTTCACCTCCTTCGACAAGAAATCGGAGACGAGCCATTCTGGCGCGGTTTGAAGACCTTCGTCAGCCGCTATCGCGATCGTCCGGCGGATTGGAGATTACTCGAAGAGGTTTTTTCTCGCGAAAGCGGTCAGGACTTGCGGTGGTTTTTCGAGCAATGGGTCGAACAGCCCGGTGCCCCACTCATATCATTGCGCGATGTCCACGCTCATCGCGTGAAGGGAGAGGGTGGCGAAGAAATGTGGCGGCTGACGATTCAGATTGAGCAGGACGGGAAGCCGTTTCGGATGGCGATCCCCATCCGTATCGTGATGAGGAAATCGACGGAAAGCAAGTCGATCGTGCTGAGTCTCTCGCAAACAAGCGTTGCGGAATTCGTCGTTCCCGATCAGCCATTACGGGTGGAGCTTGATCCCAACCTCATGACGTTTCGCCGGCTGACGAGACATCAGCTGCCGCCCATGTTGAATAGCTATGTGACGGATCAACAAAAGACAGTGGTCCTGGCGTTTTCCGACCCTGCTTCGCCGTTGCAGCAGATCGTGTCGCGCATTGCCGATCACGAACGAACAGAATCGCGTAGGACGACGGTGATTTCTCTCAAAGAGAATTCCCTTCCTCATGATGGATCAATCCTGGTACTGGCAGGAGCTGACCAACGACAGGCGGTTCAAGCAATGGTGCAGGAGTCTTGTGGCGATCGAATTGCCCTCGGAGATCAGGGTTTTCAGATTGATGGTGAGGTCTATGATGGGCCGAAGATGGCGGTGCTCTTTTCGTGTCACCGGGCGAATGTGCCGAGCAGCGTCGTCACGGTTCTGTATGCCGTGACGCCCGGCGCGGTCGAAAAAGTGTCGAGGTTTCTGTTTTATTATGGATGGCACAGTTACGTGATTTTTCAAGACGGCGCGGTAACGAAGCGCGAGGTGTGGCAACGTTCGTCGGATGTGAAGGAGGTAAGGATTGATGCAACGTCGTAA
- a CDS encoding 4-amino-4-deoxy-L-arabinose transferase and related glycosyltransferases of PMT family gives MRGWETNGHSGPSITREQQPHQAMERTSPQPIQMLLLLLLSGLLFFLSLGNMGLTDRDEGRNAEAGREMFASGDLITPTFNGELRVAKPVFVYWLMTMSYHVFGVSEFAARAPSALFGVALIVMHYLFLTRLRGPTVGLFGALMLLLNIEMLALGRMAITDSVLIFFTTLSLYGFWLGLHERGGGRHWIWAFYAGMALATLTKGPVGFAVPLITAFLYLAATRQWLVFWERGAPLSGTLVFLILAGPWYAAMFFIHGDAYSSQAKVHTVGRFLAPMEGHGGGWWFYFPVLLLGFYPWSAFLPAAFYRTYGSWRKSRAAEDHMHESPESGEPVGSGDELEWFAGLWIVGGFIFFSLSSTRLPHYIGPLFPACALLATSFWVQGLRDPSTKGLRGSIHFMMGIGYLLAIGFASAPSLFVTFSGKMVKEFPLATQFDLGIGPYIGAAIIMVAMGLIGYFGLHDNRRGIAFGVAGGALASVFLVAILTVVPGLNRYAIAPPQELAYAAGLNLNPTDQLIAFGSTRPSIAFYARRTVTFIPAGEVDRLRTALGKEGRTMILLPEYYQDALPKEAAEFQPILKRYGYVLLGNQQMITQPQDANVGGPPPPKALGH, from the coding sequence ATGAGAGGCTGGGAAACCAACGGCCATAGCGGGCCTTCCATCACACGCGAGCAGCAGCCGCATCAGGCGATGGAACGCACCTCTCCTCAGCCTATACAAATGCTGCTCCTTTTGCTTCTGTCCGGTCTCCTTTTCTTCCTGAGTCTCGGCAACATGGGTCTTACGGATCGCGACGAGGGCAGAAACGCGGAAGCCGGTCGCGAAATGTTCGCCTCGGGTGACTTGATCACCCCCACCTTCAACGGAGAGCTGCGTGTCGCCAAGCCCGTTTTTGTGTACTGGTTGATGACGATGTCGTACCACGTCTTCGGCGTGAGCGAGTTTGCGGCGAGGGCGCCGTCTGCCCTGTTCGGGGTGGCATTGATTGTGATGCACTATCTGTTTCTCACCAGGCTCCGCGGCCCGACCGTCGGTTTGTTCGGCGCTCTGATGTTGCTGCTGAACATCGAGATGCTGGCGCTCGGACGCATGGCGATTACTGACAGTGTCTTGATCTTTTTTACCACTCTATCGCTCTACGGGTTTTGGCTCGGTCTTCATGAACGAGGTGGAGGGCGCCACTGGATCTGGGCTTTTTATGCCGGCATGGCCTTGGCAACCTTAACGAAAGGGCCGGTGGGATTCGCCGTTCCGCTGATCACTGCGTTCTTGTATCTCGCAGCCACTCGACAGTGGCTGGTCTTTTGGGAGAGAGGCGCGCCTCTCTCCGGCACGTTGGTCTTCCTTATCCTTGCAGGGCCTTGGTATGCAGCCATGTTCTTCATCCATGGAGATGCCTACTCTTCCCAAGCGAAAGTCCACACGGTCGGACGATTCCTCGCTCCGATGGAGGGACATGGAGGGGGATGGTGGTTCTACTTTCCCGTTTTGCTGTTGGGATTTTATCCTTGGAGTGCCTTTCTGCCTGCCGCGTTCTACCGGACTTATGGGAGCTGGCGCAAATCCCGCGCGGCGGAAGACCATATGCACGAATCGCCTGAATCCGGGGAACCGGTAGGGTCCGGCGATGAATTGGAGTGGTTTGCAGGACTGTGGATCGTCGGGGGGTTCATTTTCTTCAGTCTTTCATCCACCAGATTGCCTCACTATATCGGGCCGCTCTTTCCTGCCTGTGCTCTCCTGGCCACTTCGTTTTGGGTCCAAGGACTGAGGGACCCGTCGACAAAAGGGCTGCGCGGGTCGATCCATTTCATGATGGGGATCGGCTATCTCTTGGCGATCGGGTTTGCGAGCGCGCCTTCTCTGTTCGTCACATTCTCCGGGAAGATGGTCAAAGAGTTCCCGCTCGCTACCCAATTCGATCTTGGTATTGGTCCTTACATTGGCGCGGCAATCATCATGGTCGCCATGGGGCTGATCGGGTACTTCGGACTGCACGACAACAGGCGAGGCATCGCCTTCGGAGTGGCCGGCGGCGCATTGGCGAGTGTCTTCCTTGTCGCCATATTGACGGTCGTACCAGGACTCAACCGATACGCGATCGCGCCGCCACAGGAATTGGCCTACGCAGCGGGATTGAACCTGAACCCAACCGACCAACTGATCGCGTTCGGTTCGACCAGACCATCCATTGCCTTCTACGCGAGGCGAACGGTGACCTTTATCCCAGCCGGTGAAGTCGATCGGCTGCGAACGGCGTTGGGCAAAGAAGGCCGGACGATGATCCTTCTGCCGGAATACTACCAGGATGCCTTACCGAAGGAAGCGGCTGAATTTCAACCGATTCTCAAGCGCTATGGCTACGTCTTGTTGGGCAATCAGCAGATGATCACCCAGCCTCAAGATGCAAACGTTGGTGGCCCACCGCCGCCTAAGGCTCTTGGGCACTGA
- a CDS encoding putative membrane-associated phospholipid phosphatase, PAP2 superfamily encodes MIQFRKSRNLATDSGLRSVLSQSPQHTTSSIAAVGCSCAALAVSFFGLAQFDLPITKYVRSVTIHLPWDQLTVPWMAFTSDTGDWIGQGWRLAAVSLLLLIGAWAFEKPTVKIAAIQSLIAHGIAALLANALKHLVGRPRPKFVHAGDWHMSISWASGLDSFPSGHSTASFAVATVLAKRFPLFGPLCIAVALFVALSRVLRGSHFPTDVLGGAVIGILSGFIATAPLKQWHTSIQDGLRHAAMGTSALFALLWVLSRQMEEGVAGILFLALGVIAIASGLWIRRVHWVRRERTGRSRYSNIAALLIAYGLAAMTTSPLVISSVGFACMASWLHMSGLNDDLEESTRWCVMRESALMGGLAIAIFILVDARGVLSFQ; translated from the coding sequence GTGATCCAATTCCGAAAGTCTAGGAATCTCGCAACAGATAGTGGTTTGAGGAGCGTCCTGTCCCAGTCACCACAGCACACGACCTCGTCGATCGCCGCAGTCGGTTGTTCCTGCGCCGCCTTGGCCGTCAGCTTTTTCGGCTTGGCCCAGTTTGATCTACCGATCACCAAGTATGTGCGGTCGGTAACGATTCATCTACCCTGGGACCAACTCACCGTTCCGTGGATGGCGTTCACCAGCGATACGGGAGATTGGATCGGCCAAGGATGGCGGCTGGCAGCCGTAAGCCTTCTGCTCCTCATCGGCGCGTGGGCCTTTGAAAAACCGACTGTCAAAATAGCCGCCATCCAGTCGCTGATCGCTCACGGAATCGCCGCCTTGCTCGCCAACGCGCTGAAACACCTTGTCGGCAGGCCTCGACCGAAGTTTGTTCACGCGGGAGACTGGCACATGTCCATTTCCTGGGCATCGGGATTGGATTCCTTTCCCTCGGGACATAGCACGGCAAGTTTTGCCGTCGCGACGGTGCTGGCTAAACGGTTTCCCCTCTTCGGGCCACTCTGTATCGCAGTCGCCCTTTTCGTCGCACTCAGTCGTGTCCTTCGAGGATCACATTTCCCGACCGATGTCCTCGGAGGGGCGGTGATAGGCATTCTCAGCGGCTTCATCGCCACGGCCCCATTAAAACAGTGGCACACTTCAATACAGGATGGGCTACGACATGCGGCGATGGGAACGTCGGCACTGTTTGCCTTACTCTGGGTCCTATCCCGTCAAATGGAGGAAGGAGTGGCAGGCATTCTGTTCTTGGCGCTAGGGGTTATTGCGATAGCGAGCGGGTTATGGATCCGGAGAGTTCATTGGGTTCGCAGAGAGAGAACGGGGCGGAGCCGGTACTCGAATATCGCAGCACTGTTGATCGCATACGGCTTGGCTGCCATGACGACCTCACCTCTTGTCATCTCGTCGGTCGGATTCGCCTGCATGGCATCCTGGCTCCATATGAGTGGTCTCAACGACGACTTGGAAGAATCGACTCGCTGGTGCGTGATGCGGGAAAGTGCCTTGATGGGCGGCTTGGCCATTGCCATTTTCATTCTCGTTGATGCACGAGGGGTCCTGTCCTTTCAGTGA